Below is a window of Nitrospinota bacterium DNA.
CCAGATACGCGGAGAAAGCCCCCCACATGGAACCGGCAAGTATGTCTGCCGGAAAATGCATGCCGAGCTGAACGCGGGAGATAGCGACGAGAGAGGCCCATAATATCCACATTATGGCGTGCCTCCTGAAGAGCAGTATCATCGCCGCGGCAACGCTGAAAGCGGTTTGTGAATGACCGGACGGAAAAGTCCGGTGATGAGGTCTTTTGTACGGGGCATGAACCTTTGCCTGAAGTTCCTTCGATATTTCTCCAAAATGTCCAAGAGGTCTGTCTTTCACATAGACCTGTTTGACAGCTATCACCCCCACACCTCCGATTATCATTGCGATAACAAGAAATTTTAAATTTTCCTTCGCAAGTCCCCCGTAGAGCCACATTGCTGAAAGCGCGATAGCAAGCGCTGAAAGGGTATATCCGGAGAATGTAAACGCTATCATTATGTTATCCACTGCAGTACCGAGCGGCCGGTTTATTATCCAGAACAGTTCTTCATTGATCGAGTTCATTTTTTTCCGTTTTCCTCGCTCGCAATATCTTTCTTTCTTGAAAATCTGATAAACGCGATACGCAGTTGTTCAAACCATCCGAAAAACCGGAATGGGGCGACTTCCCTGGATGTTACCGAGATGAGATATATGGTAAAGGCTCCGACAATGATATTCGGGATCCACATCGAGAGCGCCGGGTCGACCTTTCCTTCCCTTCCGAGTCCTTCGAATAGCATCAGGAGGATGTAATTCGTAATTATT
It encodes the following:
- a CDS encoding phosphatase PAP2 family protein, coding for MNSINEELFWIINRPLGTAVDNIMIAFTFSGYTLSALAIALSAMWLYGGLAKENLKFLVIAMIIGGVGVIAVKQVYVKDRPLGHFGEISKELQAKVHAPYKRPHHRTFPSGHSQTAFSVAAAMILLFRRHAIMWILWASLVAISRVQLGMHFPADILAGSMWGAFSAYLVYRYNYRKGIPSPS